From one Coxiella-like endosymbiont genomic stretch:
- the smpB gene encoding SsrA-binding protein SmpB, with amino-acid sequence MNKQITKKPAPRIIALNKKALHDYHIEQRLEAGLVLEGWEVKSIRAVQVQLRDSYVIFKAGEAWLIGAHFSPLPNVADYMKPDPQRSRKLLLSKREIGKLFGTVQKEGLTVVPLDLHWHKNHVKAEIALAKGKKIHDKRETIKRREWEREKHRVLKSHG; translated from the coding sequence ATGAACAAGCAAATCACAAAAAAACCTGCGCCCCGCATTATTGCTTTAAATAAAAAGGCGCTCCATGATTATCATATTGAGCAGCGATTAGAAGCGGGATTAGTCCTGGAGGGTTGGGAAGTCAAAAGTATTCGGGCTGTACAGGTTCAGTTACGGGATAGTTATGTCATTTTTAAAGCTGGAGAAGCTTGGTTAATTGGAGCTCACTTCTCTCCTCTTCCTAATGTAGCTGACTACATGAAACCCGATCCTCAACGATCTCGTAAATTACTTTTAAGTAAGCGCGAAATTGGCAAGCTATTTGGCACAGTTCAAAAAGAGGGGCTTACCGTTGTGCCTTTGGATCTTCATTGGCATAAAAATCATGTTAAGGCCGAAATTGCTTTGGCTAAAGGTAAAAAAATACACGATAAACGGGAAACGATTAAACGTCGGGAATGGGAACGCGAAAAGCATCGGGTGTTGAAGTCTCATGGATAA
- a CDS encoding type II toxin-antitoxin system RatA family toxin, producing MPDINKSKIVPYGQKEMYNLINDIESYPQFVPFCSDSQINSRTDDEIRARLSFSKGGLNKSFTTLNRLQPHKMVEIRLVNGPFRQLEGFWQFKALEKGGCRVLLDLEFEFSSRWLALTFGALFNQVATMLVGAFCKRADIIYGKIHD from the coding sequence ATGCCTGATATCAATAAAAGTAAAATAGTGCCCTATGGGCAAAAAGAAATGTACAACCTAATAAATGATATTGAATCCTACCCCCAGTTTGTTCCCTTTTGTAGCGATAGTCAAATCAATAGTCGTACGGACGATGAAATACGAGCAAGGTTGTCATTTTCAAAAGGTGGGCTCAATAAATCGTTCACTACCTTAAACCGCCTACAACCTCACAAAATGGTGGAAATACGTTTAGTGAACGGACCCTTCCGACAACTCGAGGGTTTTTGGCAGTTTAAAGCTTTGGAGAAAGGGGGTTGTCGAGTGTTGTTAGATTTGGAATTTGAGTTTTCCTCACGATGGCTTGCCTTGACGTTTGGTGCTTTATTCAACCAAGTTGCTACTATGCTAGTTGGTGCCTTTTGTAAACGTGCTGATATTATTTATGGAAAAATTCATGATTAA
- a CDS encoding RnfH family protein, with protein sequence MIKISVCYATPKKQVEIPLEVEENCTIAIAIKRSGILQQFSEINLSQVCVGIYSKRTTLDGNVRDGDRIEIYRSLLIDPKQARLLRVQRFSCKIARAK encoded by the coding sequence ATGATTAAGATTAGTGTTTGTTACGCTACGCCAAAAAAACAAGTGGAGATTCCTCTGGAAGTTGAAGAAAACTGTACTATAGCTATAGCAATCAAGCGCTCAGGTATTTTGCAGCAATTTTCGGAAATTAATTTGTCCCAAGTCTGCGTAGGAATTTACAGTAAACGTACCACTTTGGATGGTAACGTGCGGGATGGCGACCGAATTGAAATCTACCGTTCTCTCCTTATTGATCCAAAACAAGCGCGTTTATTACGAGTTCAGCGTTTCTCTTGTAAGATTGCAAGAGCAAAATAA
- the bamE gene encoding outer membrane protein assembly factor BamE domain-containing protein, with protein sequence MTKDQVRTAMDNPALVNIFTDNRMVYIYTLQPVVHRRMQSTCLI encoded by the coding sequence ATGACAAAAGATCAGGTTCGGACAGCAATGGATAATCCAGCGCTTGTCAATATTTTTACTGATAACCGAATGGTGTATATTTATACTCTCCAACCGGTCGTCCATCGGCGAATGCAATCGACCTGTTTAATTTAA